One region of Salvelinus namaycush isolate Seneca chromosome 3, SaNama_1.0, whole genome shotgun sequence genomic DNA includes:
- the LOC120036447 gene encoding axin-1-like isoform X1 yields MDAVKMSVGDKVGGYLVDLGGSFTEDAPRPPVPGEEGELVSSDGRPYSHGFYSFKSESLKNEASTATPRRPDLDLGYEPEGSASPTPPYLKWAESLHSLLDDQDGIHLFRTFLKQEECADMLDFWFACTGFRKLEANEGQGEEKKLKLAKAIYKKYILDNNGIVSRQIKPATKSFIKDCVMRLHIDPAMFDQAQTEIQTMMEENTYPLFLKSDIYLEYTRTGGESPKLYSDQSSVSGGGKVLPGYLPTLNEDEEWRCDHELEEQQESDPTPSNRLTQKLLQETASQRVTSTKRFQDSHEYRRVPWREPVNPYYVNTGYAMAPATSANDSEQQSMSSASDVDTLSLTDSSVDGVPPYKYRKQHRREMHESAKANGRVPLPHIPRTNRIPKDIHVEPEKFAADLISRLEGVLREREAQEKLEERLKRVRLEEEGEDADVSTSTSFSSHRLPPGAHPQHYNNPRYSDIGYNGLALRPDAHEENPESILDDHVQRVMKTPGCQSPGTGRHSPKSRSPDSFPAGGKVPGPGMPLPTGPGKQPARLGPKGEAASHQYHHKHVHHIHHPGGGKPKEQVEADAAMRVNGNFHLGMEQHNYGSKSRNYADSMGPSPMDPMGYSSKGSTLSKRPFKKAEEVRTFEVPVPPEDVERNQKILQWMMEGEAVRNKKSPYGSTTGSKKTPSGHEVSRPSSVERPGAVHPWVSAQLRNSVQPSHPFIQDPTMPPNPAPNPLTQLEEARRRLEEEKKKTGTLQTKQRHKVTKKPACENITVAYYFCGEPIPYRTSVKGRMVMLGQFKELLTKKGSYRYFFKKVSNDFGVVFEEVREDDAILPIFEEKIIGKVEKID; encoded by the exons ATGGACGCTGTGAAGATGAGCGTGGGCGACAAGGTGGGGGGTTACCTGGTGGATCTGGGGGGCAGCTTCACTGAGGATGCCCCCAGACCCCCGGTCcctggggaggagggagagctgGTGTCCAGCGATGGACGGCCCTACAGCCACGGTTTCTATTCCTTCAAGAGCGAGAGCCTCAAGAACGAGGCCTCCACGGCCACGCCCAGACGACCTGACCTGGACCTGGGCTATGAGCCGGAGGGCAGTGCCTCCCCCACGCCGCCCTACCTTAAGTGGGCAGAGTCCCTGCACTCCCTCCTGGACGACCAGGATGGTATCCACCTGTTCAGGACGTTCCTCAAGCAGGAGGAATGTGCCGACATGTTGGACTTCTGGTTCGCTTGCACTGGCTTCCGTAAGCTCGAGGCCAACGAGGGCCAGGGCGAGGAGAAGAAGCTGAAACTGGCGAAAGCCATTTATAAAAAGTACATCCTGGACAACAATGGAATAGTCTCGAGACAGATCAAACCAGCCACCAAGAGCTTCATCAAGGACTGTGTGATGAGGCTGCACATTGACCCGGCCATGTTTGACCAGGCTCAGACTGAGATTCAGACTATGATGGAGGAGAACACCTACCCGCTGTTCCTCAAGTCAGATATCTATCTGGAATACACCAGGACTGGGGGGGAGAGCCCTAAGCTCTACAGCGATCAGAGCTCTGTCTCTGGGGGTGGGAAGGTTTTACCAGGGTATTTGCCCACACTGAACGAGGACGAGGAGTGGAGATGTGACCACGAGTTGGAGGAGCAGCAGGAGAGTGATCCCACTCCCAGCAACCGGCTCACTCAGAAGCTGCTTCAGGAGACAGCTTCCCAACGCGTCACCAGCACCAAGAGATTCCAGGACAGTCACGAGTACAG ACGTGTGCCGTGGCGGGAGCCTGTCAACCCGTACTATGTCAACACGGGCTACGCCATGGCCCCTGCCACCAGCGCCAACGACAGCGAGCAGCAGAGCATGTCCAGTGCCAGCGACGTCGACACACTCTCCCTGAcagacagcagtgt AGATGGGGTTCCACCATACAAATATCGCAAACAGCATCGACGAGAGATGCATGAAAGTGCCAAAGCAAATGGGCGTGTGCCACTACCTCATATTCCT CGCACAAACCGGATACCAAAGGACATTCACGTGGAGCCGGAGAAGTTTGCGGCGGATCTGATCAGCCGGCTGGAGGGAGTGCTGAGGGAGAGGGAGGCCCAGGAGAAACTGGAGGAGCGGCTGAAGAGAGTCAGATTG gaggaagagggtgagGATGCAGACGTCTCCACATCCACCTCGTTCTCTAGTCACAGACTGCCCCCTGGTGCCCACCCACAGCACTACAACAACCCCCGCTACTCTGACATCGGCTACAACGGCCTGGCGCTGCGGCCTGACGCTCACGAGGAGAACCCCGAGAGCATCCTGGATGACCACGTCCAGCGAGTCATGAAGACCCCCGGCTGCCAGTCCCCGGGCACCGGCCGCCACTCCCCCAAGTCCCGCTCACCCGACAGCTTCCCTGCAGGTGGCAAGGTGCCCGGACCTGGCATGCCACTACCCACAGGCCCGGGCAAACAGCCAGCTCGGCTGGGGCCCAAAGGGGAGGCTGCCAGCCACCAATACCACCACAAACACGTGCACCACATCCACCACCCGGGCGGAGGGAAGCCCAAAGAGCAGGTGGAGGCTGACGCAGCCATGAGGGTCAATGGTAACTTCCACTTGGGGATGGAGCAGCACAACTATGGGTCCAAGTCTCGCAACTATGCTGACAGCATGGGCCCCAGCCCGATGGATCCTATGGGCTACAG TAGCAAAGGTAGCACGCTATCGAAGCGGCCATTTAAGAAGGCTGAGGAGGTGCGGACCTTTGAGGTGCCCGTGCCTCCAGAGGACGTGGAGAGGAACCAGAAGATCCTCCAGTggatgatggagggagaggcagTCCGCAACAAGAAGAGCCCCTACGG GAGCACCACAGGGTCCAAGAAAACCCCGTCGGGCCACGAGGTGTCGCGTCCCAGCTCTGTGGAGCGTCCTGGGGCAGTGCATCCTTGGGTCAGCGCCCAGCTGCGGAACAGTGTGCAGCCCTCACACCCCTTCATCCAGGACCCCACCATGCCCCCCAACCCGGCCCCCAACCCCCTCACCCAGCTGGAGGAGGCTAGAAGGAGactggaggaggagaagaagaagactgGGACCTTACAGACCAAACAGAG ACATAAAGTGACGAAGAAGCCCGCGTGTGAGAACATTACGGTGGCCTACTACTTCTGTGGGGAGCCCATCCCGTACAGGACGTCGGTCAAAGGTCGCATGGTCATGCTGGGCCAGTTCAAAGAGCTGCTGACTAAGAAAGGAAGCTACAG GTATTTTTTCAAGAAGGTAAGCAATGACTTTGGGGTGGTGTTCGAAGAGGTACGCGAAGATGATGCTATCCTGCCCATCTTTGAGGAGAAGATCATTGGGAAAGTGGAaaagattgattga
- the LOC120036447 gene encoding axin-1-like isoform X2: MDAVKMSVGDKVGGYLVDLGGSFTEDAPRPPVPGEEGELVSSDGRPYSHGFYSFKSESLKNEASTATPRRPDLDLGYEPEGSASPTPPYLKWAESLHSLLDDQDGIHLFRTFLKQEECADMLDFWFACTGFRKLEANEGQGEEKKLKLAKAIYKKYILDNNGIVSRQIKPATKSFIKDCVMRLHIDPAMFDQAQTEIQTMMEENTYPLFLKSDIYLEYTRTGGESPKLYSDQSSVSGGGKVLPGYLPTLNEDEEWRCDHELEEQQESDPTPSNRLTQKLLQETASQRVTSTKRFQDSHEYRRVPWREPVNPYYVNTGYAMAPATSANDSEQQSMSSASDVDTLSLTDSSVDGVPPYKYRKQHRREMHESAKANGRVPLPHIPRTNRIPKDIHVEPEKFAADLISRLEGVLREREAQEKLEERLKRVRLEEEGEDADVSTSTSFSSHRLPPGAHPQHYNNPRYSDIGYNGLALRPDAHEENPESILDDHVQRVMKTPGCQSPGTGRHSPKSRSPDSFPAGGKVPGPGMPLPTGPGKQPARLGPKGEAASHQYHHKHVHHIHHPGGGKPKEQVEADAAMRVNGNFHLGMEQHNYGSKSRNYADSMGPSPMDPMGYSKGSTLSKRPFKKAEEVRTFEVPVPPEDVERNQKILQWMMEGEAVRNKKSPYGSTTGSKKTPSGHEVSRPSSVERPGAVHPWVSAQLRNSVQPSHPFIQDPTMPPNPAPNPLTQLEEARRRLEEEKKKTGTLQTKQRHKVTKKPACENITVAYYFCGEPIPYRTSVKGRMVMLGQFKELLTKKGSYRYFFKKVSNDFGVVFEEVREDDAILPIFEEKIIGKVEKID; encoded by the exons ATGGACGCTGTGAAGATGAGCGTGGGCGACAAGGTGGGGGGTTACCTGGTGGATCTGGGGGGCAGCTTCACTGAGGATGCCCCCAGACCCCCGGTCcctggggaggagggagagctgGTGTCCAGCGATGGACGGCCCTACAGCCACGGTTTCTATTCCTTCAAGAGCGAGAGCCTCAAGAACGAGGCCTCCACGGCCACGCCCAGACGACCTGACCTGGACCTGGGCTATGAGCCGGAGGGCAGTGCCTCCCCCACGCCGCCCTACCTTAAGTGGGCAGAGTCCCTGCACTCCCTCCTGGACGACCAGGATGGTATCCACCTGTTCAGGACGTTCCTCAAGCAGGAGGAATGTGCCGACATGTTGGACTTCTGGTTCGCTTGCACTGGCTTCCGTAAGCTCGAGGCCAACGAGGGCCAGGGCGAGGAGAAGAAGCTGAAACTGGCGAAAGCCATTTATAAAAAGTACATCCTGGACAACAATGGAATAGTCTCGAGACAGATCAAACCAGCCACCAAGAGCTTCATCAAGGACTGTGTGATGAGGCTGCACATTGACCCGGCCATGTTTGACCAGGCTCAGACTGAGATTCAGACTATGATGGAGGAGAACACCTACCCGCTGTTCCTCAAGTCAGATATCTATCTGGAATACACCAGGACTGGGGGGGAGAGCCCTAAGCTCTACAGCGATCAGAGCTCTGTCTCTGGGGGTGGGAAGGTTTTACCAGGGTATTTGCCCACACTGAACGAGGACGAGGAGTGGAGATGTGACCACGAGTTGGAGGAGCAGCAGGAGAGTGATCCCACTCCCAGCAACCGGCTCACTCAGAAGCTGCTTCAGGAGACAGCTTCCCAACGCGTCACCAGCACCAAGAGATTCCAGGACAGTCACGAGTACAG ACGTGTGCCGTGGCGGGAGCCTGTCAACCCGTACTATGTCAACACGGGCTACGCCATGGCCCCTGCCACCAGCGCCAACGACAGCGAGCAGCAGAGCATGTCCAGTGCCAGCGACGTCGACACACTCTCCCTGAcagacagcagtgt AGATGGGGTTCCACCATACAAATATCGCAAACAGCATCGACGAGAGATGCATGAAAGTGCCAAAGCAAATGGGCGTGTGCCACTACCTCATATTCCT CGCACAAACCGGATACCAAAGGACATTCACGTGGAGCCGGAGAAGTTTGCGGCGGATCTGATCAGCCGGCTGGAGGGAGTGCTGAGGGAGAGGGAGGCCCAGGAGAAACTGGAGGAGCGGCTGAAGAGAGTCAGATTG gaggaagagggtgagGATGCAGACGTCTCCACATCCACCTCGTTCTCTAGTCACAGACTGCCCCCTGGTGCCCACCCACAGCACTACAACAACCCCCGCTACTCTGACATCGGCTACAACGGCCTGGCGCTGCGGCCTGACGCTCACGAGGAGAACCCCGAGAGCATCCTGGATGACCACGTCCAGCGAGTCATGAAGACCCCCGGCTGCCAGTCCCCGGGCACCGGCCGCCACTCCCCCAAGTCCCGCTCACCCGACAGCTTCCCTGCAGGTGGCAAGGTGCCCGGACCTGGCATGCCACTACCCACAGGCCCGGGCAAACAGCCAGCTCGGCTGGGGCCCAAAGGGGAGGCTGCCAGCCACCAATACCACCACAAACACGTGCACCACATCCACCACCCGGGCGGAGGGAAGCCCAAAGAGCAGGTGGAGGCTGACGCAGCCATGAGGGTCAATGGTAACTTCCACTTGGGGATGGAGCAGCACAACTATGGGTCCAAGTCTCGCAACTATGCTGACAGCATGGGCCCCAGCCCGATGGATCCTATGGGCTACAG CAAAGGTAGCACGCTATCGAAGCGGCCATTTAAGAAGGCTGAGGAGGTGCGGACCTTTGAGGTGCCCGTGCCTCCAGAGGACGTGGAGAGGAACCAGAAGATCCTCCAGTggatgatggagggagaggcagTCCGCAACAAGAAGAGCCCCTACGG GAGCACCACAGGGTCCAAGAAAACCCCGTCGGGCCACGAGGTGTCGCGTCCCAGCTCTGTGGAGCGTCCTGGGGCAGTGCATCCTTGGGTCAGCGCCCAGCTGCGGAACAGTGTGCAGCCCTCACACCCCTTCATCCAGGACCCCACCATGCCCCCCAACCCGGCCCCCAACCCCCTCACCCAGCTGGAGGAGGCTAGAAGGAGactggaggaggagaagaagaagactgGGACCTTACAGACCAAACAGAG ACATAAAGTGACGAAGAAGCCCGCGTGTGAGAACATTACGGTGGCCTACTACTTCTGTGGGGAGCCCATCCCGTACAGGACGTCGGTCAAAGGTCGCATGGTCATGCTGGGCCAGTTCAAAGAGCTGCTGACTAAGAAAGGAAGCTACAG GTATTTTTTCAAGAAGGTAAGCAATGACTTTGGGGTGGTGTTCGAAGAGGTACGCGAAGATGATGCTATCCTGCCCATCTTTGAGGAGAAGATCATTGGGAAAGTGGAaaagattgattga